GAGGATGGTCAAGGTGGACGAATACGCGAGAATACGTCAGGCTCATCGAATAGATAAGATGGGCATCCGTGCACTGGCCCGGACTTTTCATCATTCCCGGCGGAAGATCCGTCAGATTCTCGACGAGCCGGAACCCAAGCCGTACCAGCGACGAGCCATGCCATCGCTGCTCGACTCTTTCACGGCGATTATTGAGGAGATCCTGCGGAGCGATCGAGAAGCTCCCCGCAAGCAGCGACACACCGTCGCTTACTATGAACAAGGTAATCCGGAATATCGGCGATTGATTGCAGAACTTGAAGGATTGACCGTCTCCTCGGCAGAGGACAAGCTTTTCAAAGGAAATGCTCTGGCACTCCACTACCCCGCGGACGGACTGCGGCTGATAGACCAAGCGCTAGCGGTACGCCCCTCCACTCTCGGACACCTGCTTCGGGCCGATGCGCGGTCAGAGCTTTCCCAAGTTGTAGGTGATGTTGCTAGTGCCGAGGACGCCGTTTCCTCCACAGAACTCGCTAAGCAACTCTTGCCTGACAACCCTGCCCGATTGGGGAAAAACTGCACCGCCCATTTGACTGCTATGGCGGCGTATGAAAGAGCCGGTAATTCGACAAAAGGTGCCGAACACTTGACTACGGCGGCCGCTGACGCCGCGAAAATGGCTCGCTTCGAAAGAAATCCGACAGCCATCCTCTATCGCTACGATGTGGCCGCTATTATTGACGGGCTTGAAGGCAAACTGGACCGTACGTCGGAACTGCGTGCTGCACGTTCCGGTCGCCACGACCTGCTCTTGACGATCTACGAGGCGGACAACTGGCTTGCCCTGGGCAACGATCAAGAAGCCGAGAAAGTGGCGAGCGAACTCCCAAGTTCAGGAACCGGATCCTTAAGAGTCTTGGCGGCCCTGGGGAGAATAGACGGTCGCACTGTTGCTCTAAATGCCATTGATCGTTATGCCGGTCCTGATTCGAAATGGAAAGCCCGTTATACAGCCGCTCCCTTCCTATTCGCGTTGGATCGGGCGCGATGTAGCACTCTCCTTAAGCCGCTTCTCCAGGAAAATGACCCTATCGCCCGACCGGACGAACTCGCCGAGTCCAAACGAAACCTCTCGATGTTGGCGGGTACGATCTCGGAATCGGATCTGCTATCCGCTCCGGCTCGTGGCCCGGTGGAGCTGTGCAACCGTCAATACTTTGTTGCCTGGAAGCGAATGGGGGAAGGAGATCGCGAGGGGGCTATCAAAGCATTTGAAGAGTGCTATCGTTACAAGTTGGTCGATCACGCCGCGTGGGTGCACGCTCGGATCATCCTCATCCGAATGAAGGATCCGAATTGGCCGCAGGCCCTTTTGACGAAAAAGCATTGAACGAAAGACGTTTCACGATTCGAGCCAATGAACTCGCATTGCGCCGCGAAGCCGAACGCGAGAAAGCTCCTCGATCAACTTGAGATGATCAAAATACCTGCCGAGCCGGCACGACCTTGCCGTTTTCATTTGTTAGAGAGACCGTATTTTGATATGCATTCCGATCGTTTCCAAAGTCCCGCGCTGGGGTTCCGACTTTATGGGTGGTTGGTGAAGGAACGTATACTTCGACTAACTAATCAGATCGGGGAAAGGCTACTTTTCAAAATTCAGACTCTTTCAGAGTTCCTAATTAATCCACAACTTTCGGATCTTCTGGCGTCGACTCAAGATCTCAAGACCGACTGTCACTTCCCTTCCTTTAAGAACTTAATTGCACGTTCCAGCACTTCGTCTTTGTTTTCACGGATACCTGCGATAGTTGGTTTCACTTCTATGTGCGGTACCAAGCCGATTCGTTGAATTTGTCGGCCATCCACATGCCGAACTTCGTGGCCTGAAAAACGAACGGATAACCCACCGGGAAGGGTGAAATTGGTGACGTCGCCATTAGCGCCGGCGGTGTGACTGCCGATGAATGTGGTGCCGCAAGCTGCCTCAAAATACAAACCGGAATGTTCGGCTTGGCTGATCGAACGTTCGTCGATCAGCGTGACCGTCTTACCTTTGTATATCCACTTATCTGTTTTCGGTAACGGCTGGTAAAAGCTGACCCGGCCTTGATCCTGAAGGTGATCGTCGTCGACCTTTAAGAAACCATCCAATAGCTGACGGTAGTAGAGAGCGCCATTTCGAGCCCCCTTAAGATTCAAACGAGGAGCGATCGCCCAGGCCGTACCCTGCGGATAGCTGCGTAAATCGAAAATAATCGACTCCGTCTCTTTAAATTCCTCGAACATGGCATCGACCTGCCCTGTCGTCAATCGCTCGAGATCGACGTAACCTATGTTGCCGGGAAGTACTCGAAAAATTTTGTCTTCTGAGTGCAACGGCGTTTGCAATAAATACTTTTTCTTTCGCGCCAAAACCACTTCTGTCGTTTTGTTGTTGCCGTCGAGCAAACCAATTTTGACTGCAGTTCCTTCACGGCCGTTTAAAAGTCGTCTCAGAGTAACATACTCGTGCCATTGAGCCGTTGAGGAAGGTAGATACTTGCCGATTCTTTTCATGCTTGCATTTACGGGTTCGCCTTCGACAGACACTAAAACGTCGCCAACATGCATGCCGGCCTCTTTCGCCATGGCCTCATCTAACAATTGTGAAATGACCGGAACTTTCTCGACGTAACAAAGTCGGATAGGAACCGTCGCATCGCCAAAAAACTTTGTCAGTTCAGGCCCGGAAACTCCCGTATGACCATCCGGTACGTGAGTGGAAAGTTCGGCAACTGTGAGTTCATATTCGCGAGCATTGGCGGCTGACTCAAATTTTGGGATAAACCGGGTTAAAATCGTGTCCCAATCGTCATCTAACAAAGACATATAAGGGTAGAAATAATGAATAACGTTCCAGA
The genomic region above belongs to Telmatocola sphagniphila and contains:
- a CDS encoding S41 family peptidase, with protein sequence MQVVQEMLNTLGDSATRVVRKPIVSKNGFPDLNNGKNAPKFFSWIENEVLAIFPNAVTDYAKSITWREELRKEVLKARAVIIDLRNPEAGGLTFFSELALIDIQDLLHAKQVQAPALRSLIHSGYRPQIGITSGEYYSAFSTKAPEVFFAADNVKAEKIVFLVNPDSVIPMLAIALQRAGNAYIVSQGRFPEESLFSAKTVDLSKGIIVSVRTSEMISSEGVVPITADKEVPVNGDWSLKGPAFKTALELIQNSPKSKSAIKAAPIAMTPDWRTDKKYDEMHFPDAEYRLLALFRFWNVIHYFYPYMSLLDDDWDTILTRFIPKFESAANAREYELTVAELSTHVPDGHTGVSGPELTKFFGDATVPIRLCYVEKVPVISQLLDEAMAKEAGMHVGDVLVSVEGEPVNASMKRIGKYLPSSTAQWHEYVTLRRLLNGREGTAVKIGLLDGNNKTTEVVLARKKKYLLQTPLHSEDKIFRVLPGNIGYVDLERLTTGQVDAMFEEFKETESIIFDLRSYPQGTAWAIAPRLNLKGARNGALYYRQLLDGFLKVDDDHLQDQGRVSFYQPLPKTDKWIYKGKTVTLIDERSISQAEHSGLYFEAACGTTFIGSHTAGANGDVTNFTLPGGLSVRFSGHEVRHVDGRQIQRIGLVPHIEVKPTIAGIRENKDEVLERAIKFLKEGK